The Kaustia mangrovi genome has a segment encoding these proteins:
- a CDS encoding ABC transporter ATP-binding protein: MTGATGSRRETYRWLYSFVRPNLPALIVVLCLSLLASALGLAQPYLTKLLIDRGLVAGDFSAIVTLALVMLGLAVVGAGIATLNRWHYVSVSGRILFAIRAHIYRHLQTLSPSYFTRTRSGDLMARLDGDIAEVQRFATDSALALVNGVIVLAGALTFMVLLSPLLSLIAFALLPLHVVFLRVVRPRIELSLRDLRAQASGLSSFFYDTLQAMKLIQSVGAERREAERLDGLQARYFGRLRHQQMLDQAASVIPGLFTLAGVALVFVAGGAMVIDKTMTLGTLIAFTGYLTRAVGPVNTLLGLYVALKRAQVSLDRVEEIRHARPDVCQPSAPEALPAGAGGTIELIGVSFAYPGEETQVLTDTSAVFPAGAKVAIAGLSGAGKSTLIDLLQRHYDPGAGRILLDGTDLGRLDLAALRRKVAVVSQETLLLSGSVAENLRYAAPEASDGEVRRAAEMAAVSTFVDALPEGYETELGTRGLRLSGGQRQRIAIARAILQDPLVLILDEATSGVDTETEEAVRRALDTVFSGRTRIVVGHRSTMAEDADLVFELVGGRLIARDPVQERTPAP; the protein is encoded by the coding sequence GTGACCGGCGCGACCGGATCGAGGCGCGAGACCTATCGCTGGCTCTATTCCTTCGTCAGGCCGAACCTTCCGGCCCTGATCGTTGTGCTGTGCCTGTCGCTTCTTGCCAGCGCGCTGGGGCTCGCCCAGCCCTATCTGACCAAGCTCCTGATCGACCGCGGGCTGGTCGCGGGCGACTTCTCCGCCATCGTTACCCTCGCGCTCGTCATGCTCGGCCTTGCCGTGGTCGGCGCCGGGATCGCCACGCTCAACCGCTGGCACTATGTGAGCGTGTCGGGGCGCATCCTGTTCGCGATCCGCGCGCATATCTACCGCCATCTCCAGACCTTGTCGCCGAGCTATTTCACGCGCACGCGCTCAGGCGACCTGATGGCCCGGCTCGATGGCGACATCGCGGAGGTGCAGCGCTTCGCGACCGATTCCGCGCTCGCCCTCGTCAATGGTGTCATCGTGCTCGCCGGCGCGCTGACCTTCATGGTTCTTCTGTCCCCCCTTCTCTCGCTCATTGCCTTCGCTCTGCTGCCGCTCCATGTGGTGTTCCTGCGCGTCGTGCGCCCGCGCATCGAGCTGTCGCTGCGCGATCTGAGGGCGCAGGCGAGCGGCCTCTCCTCCTTCTTCTACGACACGCTTCAGGCCATGAAGCTCATCCAGTCGGTGGGTGCGGAGCGCCGCGAGGCGGAGCGGCTGGACGGCCTCCAGGCGCGCTATTTCGGCAGGCTGCGCCACCAGCAGATGCTCGACCAGGCCGCGAGTGTCATCCCCGGCCTGTTCACGCTCGCGGGCGTCGCCCTGGTCTTCGTCGCAGGCGGTGCCATGGTCATCGACAAGACCATGACGCTCGGCACGCTGATCGCCTTCACCGGCTACCTGACCCGCGCGGTCGGCCCGGTGAACACGCTGCTCGGCCTCTATGTGGCGCTCAAGCGCGCGCAGGTGAGCCTCGACCGCGTGGAGGAGATCCGCCATGCCCGGCCCGATGTCTGCCAGCCATCGGCACCCGAAGCCCTGCCCGCCGGCGCGGGCGGGACCATCGAGCTCATCGGCGTGAGCTTCGCCTATCCCGGCGAGGAGACGCAGGTCCTGACCGACACGAGCGCCGTCTTCCCGGCGGGCGCGAAGGTCGCAATCGCCGGGCTCTCCGGGGCCGGCAAGTCGACGCTGATCGACCTCCTGCAGCGCCACTACGACCCCGGTGCCGGCCGCATCCTCCTCGACGGAACGGATCTTGGGCGGCTCGACCTCGCGGCACTCAGGCGCAAGGTCGCGGTCGTCTCGCAGGAGACCCTCCTCCTGAGCGGCAGTGTGGCGGAGAACCTGCGCTACGCCGCCCCCGAGGCGAGCGACGGGGAGGTTCGGCGCGCGGCGGAGATGGCCGCCGTTTCCACCTTCGTGGACGCCTTGCCGGAGGGCTACGAGACGGAGCTCGGCACACGGGGGCTGCGGCTCTCCGGCGGTCAGCGCCAGCGCATCGCCATTGCCCGCGCGATCCTTCAGGACCCGCTCGTCCTCATTCTCGACGAGGCGACGTCGGGCGTCGACACGGAAACGGAAGAGGCGGTGCGCCGGGCCCTCGACACCGTGTTCTCCGGCCGCACGCGCATCGTCGTCGGCCATCGCTCGACCATGGCTGAGGACGCCGACCTCGTCTTCGAGCTCGTCGGCGGACGCCTCATCGCGCGCGACCCTGTGCAGGAGAGGACACCGGCGCCATGA
- the qhpE gene encoding subtilisin-like serine protease QhpE, with protein sequence MSGEVTVGILDSGVSGALAPRLARYRRFHPLDNGRIAAGPPVADETGHGSAVTQTVRVLAPTARLAHAQVFSGAHLAAPATIAAGLDWLAGDGADLVVMCFGLAADRAVLRTACARAVERGAILVAASPARGPQPFPAAYPHVIAVTGDARCAAGEVSHLDTAQALFGTHCPPPDSTRAPRFAGASAAAAHFAGLAAAWLCTAPGGGREALLAHFKAAARYRGAERRGAVAE encoded by the coding sequence ATGAGCGGGGAGGTGACCGTCGGCATTCTTGACAGCGGCGTTTCCGGTGCCCTCGCCCCCCGCCTTGCGCGCTACCGGCGGTTCCATCCGCTCGACAATGGCAGGATCGCCGCCGGCCCGCCCGTCGCCGACGAGACCGGCCATGGCAGCGCGGTCACGCAGACCGTCCGCGTGCTCGCCCCGACGGCCCGGCTCGCCCATGCGCAGGTCTTCTCCGGCGCCCATCTCGCAGCGCCCGCCACCATCGCGGCAGGCCTCGACTGGCTCGCCGGCGACGGCGCCGACCTCGTCGTCATGTGCTTCGGCCTCGCCGCCGACCGCGCGGTATTGCGGACCGCCTGCGCGCGCGCCGTCGAGCGCGGCGCGATCCTTGTCGCCGCCTCGCCGGCGAGAGGCCCGCAGCCCTTCCCTGCCGCCTACCCCCATGTGATCGCGGTCACCGGCGATGCGCGCTGCGCGGCCGGAGAGGTCTCCCATCTCGATACGGCACAGGCGCTCTTCGGCACCCATTGCCCGCCGCCGGACAGCACGCGGGCCCCGCGCTTTGCCGGTGCGAGCGCCGCGGCCGCCCATTTCGCCGGCCTCGCCGCCGCCTGGCTCTGCACCGCGCCCGGCGGCGGACGCGAGGCCCTCCTGGCGCATTTCAAGGCCGCCGCCCGGTATCGCGGCGCCGAGCGGCGCGGCGCGGTGGCGGAATGA
- the ccsA gene encoding cytochrome c biogenesis protein CcsA gives MSLPDTILLAAERAALLGATIAALAAIPPWRGRRMAGAVSFVLALASMSALAWHFLTDDFSYRLVWLLSAPELAPWLKLASLWASDSGTLLLLGLLASGLALRLARHDGFAGPGAFLLAGVFLAAALIFDPFRQTPPELLAQAPHRGMNAHLTRIWMALHPPLVFLAYMLIIAPWGAMAEALATGRGAWRDIAAVQMRLSFLILSAGIALGMWWAYEDFAYGTLWHWDPVQTAIFAAWAFLTGLVHAQRRYRPAGPFAMSHPALGLLAAIAALGAMAITREPTLVSSHRYVGETSAAILFALTGALAAVLAAAAVYRLARGPGLRLATGGERSTALIVAVALFAALGLAALAQIAIAYASALMELPRPKDLKPFFEMLRNFAPAREIEELRTAFAQWDIDTYGMNRWLAPLAVLIGLTGGYYFMPLARRWRWAATGLAIAACLAAAFWIHPFARWYEGTGLTSGKTVALFPWLDALLASTAYLALAAATAGVRAARAKDEPRSRLGYDLPVALIHLGVMVALLTGLAATVLDSYAQRFVSFPEALNRPISFPDGYALTVDVVSTSRKADGARTADGQAAFRSVATVGWTLERHGSVIGRETGHTVYRDARPPAETGLGAVRLMCEMIDYRYARYRSGDTQIIHPLISRGLLSDVQIWFPAVAGASPGEGRAPVVLKVFPLLSWVWIGLAAAGAGALWFFIAEMARRRQRRVTRLRPAGG, from the coding sequence GTGAGCCTGCCGGATACCATACTCCTCGCCGCCGAGCGTGCGGCGCTGCTCGGCGCCACTATCGCCGCGCTCGCGGCCATACCGCCATGGCGCGGGCGCCGCATGGCGGGTGCGGTCTCGTTCGTCCTTGCGCTGGCGAGCATGTCCGCTCTCGCGTGGCATTTCCTCACTGACGATTTCTCCTATCGTCTCGTCTGGCTCCTGAGCGCACCCGAGCTCGCCCCATGGCTCAAGCTCGCAAGCCTGTGGGCAAGCGACAGCGGAACCCTGCTCCTTCTCGGGCTGCTCGCCTCGGGGCTCGCCCTGCGGCTTGCCCGACATGACGGCTTCGCAGGACCCGGCGCCTTCCTGCTCGCCGGCGTCTTCCTCGCCGCCGCCCTCATCTTCGACCCATTCCGGCAAACGCCCCCGGAGCTTCTGGCGCAGGCGCCCCATCGGGGCATGAACGCCCATCTCACCCGCATCTGGATGGCGCTTCATCCGCCGCTCGTCTTTCTCGCCTACATGCTGATCATCGCGCCCTGGGGTGCCATGGCGGAGGCACTCGCCACGGGGCGCGGCGCATGGCGGGATATCGCCGCCGTCCAGATGCGCCTGAGCTTCCTGATCCTGTCGGCGGGCATCGCGCTTGGCATGTGGTGGGCCTATGAGGATTTCGCCTACGGGACCCTGTGGCACTGGGACCCTGTTCAGACGGCGATCTTCGCCGCCTGGGCCTTCCTCACAGGTCTCGTCCACGCCCAGAGGCGCTACCGGCCTGCCGGGCCGTTCGCCATGAGCCATCCCGCGCTCGGCCTGCTCGCCGCGATTGCCGCGCTCGGCGCCATGGCCATCACCCGCGAGCCGACGCTCGTCTCCTCCCATCGCTATGTCGGCGAGACATCGGCGGCGATCCTCTTCGCACTCACGGGCGCCCTCGCCGCGGTCCTTGCCGCCGCCGCCGTCTACCGGCTGGCGCGGGGGCCGGGGCTCCGGCTGGCGACCGGCGGGGAACGCAGCACCGCTCTTATCGTCGCGGTGGCGCTGTTCGCGGCGCTGGGCCTCGCCGCCCTCGCCCAGATCGCCATCGCCTATGCCAGCGCGCTCATGGAGCTGCCGCGCCCGAAGGACCTCAAGCCGTTCTTCGAGATGTTGCGCAACTTCGCGCCGGCCCGCGAGATCGAGGAACTGCGCACCGCCTTCGCCCAATGGGATATCGACACCTACGGCATGAACCGGTGGCTCGCGCCGCTGGCCGTGCTCATCGGGCTCACCGGCGGCTATTACTTCATGCCGCTCGCCCGGCGATGGCGCTGGGCGGCGACGGGGCTCGCCATCGCCGCCTGCCTCGCCGCCGCCTTCTGGATCCATCCCTTCGCGCGCTGGTACGAGGGCACCGGCCTCACCTCCGGCAAGACGGTCGCGCTCTTCCCCTGGCTCGACGCCCTTCTCGCCTCGACCGCCTATCTCGCTCTCGCAGCGGCCACGGCAGGGGTCAGGGCCGCACGCGCCAAGGACGAGCCCCGCTCTCGCCTGGGCTACGATCTTCCCGTCGCCCTCATCCATCTCGGCGTGATGGTCGCGCTTCTGACCGGCCTCGCGGCGACCGTTCTCGACAGCTATGCCCAGCGCTTCGTTTCCTTTCCCGAAGCCCTCAACCGGCCGATCTCCTTCCCGGACGGCTATGCGCTCACCGTCGACGTCGTCTCCACGAGCCGCAAGGCCGATGGCGCGCGCACGGCGGACGGGCAGGCCGCCTTCCGGTCCGTCGCGACGGTCGGATGGACACTTGAGCGCCACGGCTCCGTCATCGGCCGCGAGACCGGGCACACTGTCTATCGCGATGCGCGCCCGCCGGCGGAGACGGGTCTCGGGGCCGTCCGGCTCATGTGCGAGATGATCGACTACCGCTATGCCCGCTATCGCAGCGGCGACACGCAGATCATCCATCCCCTGATCTCGCGCGGCCTCCTGAGCGACGTCCAGATCTGGTTTCCCGCCGTTGCAGGCGCATCGCCCGGAGAGGGCCGCGCACCGGTTGTCCTCAAGGTCTTTCCCCTGCTTTCATGGGTCTGGATCGGCCTTGCCGCGGCGGGCGCCGGCGCGCTCTGGTTCTTCATCGCCGAAATGGCCAGGCGCCGGCAACGGCGCGTCACTCGCTTGCGACCGGCCGGAGGCTGA
- the qhpG gene encoding flavin-dependent monooxygenase QhpG, translating into MAVERTCTVAVLGGGPAGVTLAVDLARSGIPVALVTVRRPGGRIEGLSDRVAAGLEAHGLEHARAAMGAMVRRRVAWGTPPEARNSEYVTARDAFNDALLADAEQAGVTVIRLGRGGPECERLPEGAGWRVACLPQAGAPCTLEARFLVEARGRAAPKPAAWVRRGPETTALVTEAEIPDTDSFTMVEAFGDGWAWSVAAGGRAVLQIFVDSAGGLPKRGGLEALFADCVKRLSQAGREIGSAGWTMPPQARNATPYLSRPLIADDAIRIGDAALAVDPLSGHGVFEALGSALAGAATVRTMLRAPKRSALARRFFTERAELAFMRYARVGRDFYRLCDAFADRPFWRARRDWPDGVPAHEAAGSGEARIVRRPVNCHGLIVERRVCVTPDQPRGIWMIDGVEIAALCDLLRDRQGEPAGAALEAARQALGVSPGALDTAIAWLGARRLLEPGERISLRPVASE; encoded by the coding sequence ATGGCCGTGGAGCGCACATGCACAGTCGCCGTTCTGGGCGGCGGGCCGGCCGGCGTCACGCTCGCCGTCGACCTCGCACGCTCCGGCATCCCGGTGGCGCTGGTTACGGTGCGGCGGCCCGGCGGGCGGATCGAGGGGCTCTCGGACCGGGTCGCGGCGGGGCTGGAGGCGCACGGGCTTGAGCATGCGCGCGCCGCCATGGGGGCGATGGTGCGCAGGCGCGTCGCGTGGGGAACGCCGCCCGAGGCCCGCAACAGCGAATATGTGACGGCCCGCGATGCGTTCAACGACGCGCTCCTCGCCGATGCCGAGCAGGCGGGCGTCACCGTGATCCGGCTCGGCCGGGGCGGACCGGAGTGCGAAAGGCTGCCGGAGGGGGCGGGCTGGCGCGTCGCCTGTCTCCCGCAGGCGGGGGCGCCGTGCACCCTCGAGGCCCGGTTCCTCGTGGAGGCGCGCGGACGCGCCGCACCGAAGCCCGCCGCCTGGGTTCGTCGCGGGCCGGAGACGACGGCTCTCGTCACGGAGGCCGAGATCCCCGATACCGACTCCTTCACCATGGTCGAGGCCTTCGGCGATGGCTGGGCCTGGAGCGTTGCCGCGGGCGGTCGTGCCGTACTGCAGATCTTCGTCGACAGCGCCGGCGGGCTGCCGAAGCGCGGCGGGCTCGAGGCCCTGTTCGCCGACTGCGTCAAGCGCCTGTCGCAAGCCGGCCGCGAGATCGGGTCGGCCGGCTGGACCATGCCGCCGCAGGCGCGCAATGCCACGCCCTATCTCAGCCGACCCCTGATCGCGGACGATGCCATACGCATCGGCGATGCCGCGCTGGCCGTCGATCCCCTGTCCGGCCATGGCGTGTTCGAGGCGCTGGGCTCCGCGCTCGCGGGCGCGGCCACCGTGCGCACCATGCTGCGTGCGCCGAAGCGCTCGGCGCTTGCCCGGCGGTTCTTCACCGAAAGGGCCGAACTGGCCTTCATGCGCTATGCCCGCGTGGGCCGCGATTTCTATCGCCTGTGCGATGCATTCGCCGACCGGCCCTTCTGGCGGGCGCGCCGCGACTGGCCGGATGGCGTGCCGGCCCATGAGGCGGCGGGTTCGGGCGAGGCGCGGATCGTGCGGCGGCCCGTCAACTGCCATGGGCTCATCGTGGAGCGCCGGGTCTGCGTCACCCCCGACCAGCCCCGCGGTATCTGGATGATCGACGGGGTGGAGATCGCAGCGCTTTGCGACTTACTGAGGGACCGGCAGGGCGAGCCGGCCGGGGCGGCCCTGGAAGCGGCGCGGCAGGCGCTCGGCGTGTCCCCGGGAGCCCTCGATACGGCCATTGCCTGGCTCGGCGCGCGCCGGCTTCTGGAGCCTGGCGAGCGGATCAGCCTCCGGCCGGTCGCAAGCGAGTGA
- the glpD gene encoding glycerol-3-phosphate dehydrogenase: MGDVPYDIAIVGGGVNGCSIARDAAGRGLKVFLCEMGDLAGGTSSASTKLIHGGLRYLEQFEFRLVREALAEREILLRSAPHIVWPLRFVLPYSEGLRPEWMIRLGLFLYDRLGGRRLLPPSRRVDLRRDPAGAPLRPAFATGFEYSDCWVEDSRLVVLNAVDAAERGADIRTRTECLSAERGAEGWTLTCRAQGERQAFAVHATTLVNATGPWIGGVLADRLHATAAAPVRLVKGSHIVVRRLFDGPQAYIVQNDDGRIVFAIPYERDFTLIGTTDVDYEGDPARAAISHEETDYLLAAMATYFRTPVTRDDVVHSYSGVRPLFDEGTAEARSASRDYVLDLDAPSQAPALLNVFGGKITTSRTLAEAALDRLSDHLPATAGPAWTASAPLPGGDFPVDGFGREVRSLLKACPVLAEPHARRLVRAYGTRAAAIVEGVKQTGDLGIRFGADLHEREVAYLMKAEWAVTAEDVLWRRSRLGLHVGPEDARRLEDWMRQASRARTVPAG, translated from the coding sequence ATGGGGGACGTCCCCTACGACATCGCTATCGTCGGCGGCGGTGTGAATGGCTGCAGCATCGCACGCGACGCCGCCGGGCGCGGCCTCAAGGTGTTCCTGTGCGAGATGGGCGACCTTGCCGGCGGCACCTCGTCAGCTTCCACCAAGCTCATCCACGGGGGCTTGCGCTATCTGGAGCAGTTCGAGTTCCGGCTGGTCCGCGAGGCGCTGGCGGAGCGGGAAATCCTGCTGCGGTCTGCCCCGCACATCGTCTGGCCGCTGCGCTTCGTCCTGCCCTACAGCGAAGGGTTGAGGCCGGAATGGATGATCCGGCTCGGCCTGTTCCTCTATGATCGTCTGGGGGGCCGCAGGCTCCTGCCGCCAAGCCGCAGGGTCGACCTCAGGCGCGACCCGGCCGGCGCGCCGCTGAGACCCGCCTTCGCGACCGGTTTCGAGTATTCCGACTGCTGGGTGGAGGATTCGCGGCTGGTGGTGCTGAACGCCGTGGATGCCGCCGAGCGCGGCGCGGATATCCGCACCAGAACGGAATGCCTGTCCGCCGAGCGCGGCGCAGAGGGCTGGACGCTCACCTGCCGGGCGCAAGGCGAGCGCCAGGCCTTCGCAGTCCATGCAACAACCCTCGTCAACGCGACCGGGCCGTGGATCGGCGGGGTGCTCGCCGACCGGCTCCACGCCACCGCCGCCGCGCCCGTGCGGCTGGTCAAGGGAAGCCACATCGTCGTGCGGCGCCTATTCGACGGCCCGCAGGCCTATATCGTCCAGAACGACGACGGCCGCATCGTCTTCGCGATCCCCTATGAACGCGACTTCACGCTGATCGGGACGACCGATGTCGACTATGAGGGCGACCCGGCCCGTGCCGCCATATCGCACGAGGAAACCGACTATCTGCTGGCGGCGATGGCCACCTATTTCAGGACGCCCGTCACGCGCGACGACGTGGTGCACAGCTATTCGGGTGTACGCCCGCTCTTCGACGAGGGCACGGCGGAGGCGCGCTCGGCAAGCCGCGATTATGTGCTGGACCTCGACGCCCCGTCGCAGGCGCCGGCCCTCCTCAACGTCTTCGGCGGCAAGATCACGACCAGCCGCACACTCGCGGAGGCCGCGCTCGACAGGCTGTCGGACCACCTCCCTGCGACGGCGGGACCGGCCTGGACGGCATCCGCCCCCTTGCCCGGCGGGGATTTTCCCGTCGACGGCTTCGGCCGGGAGGTGCGCAGCCTGCTCAAGGCGTGTCCGGTGCTGGCGGAGCCCCATGCCCGCCGGCTCGTGCGCGCCTATGGCACGCGCGCGGCGGCCATCGTGGAGGGGGTGAAGCAGACCGGAGATCTCGGCATCCGCTTCGGCGCCGACCTCCATGAGCGCGAGGTCGCCTATCTGATGAAGGCCGAATGGGCGGTGACGGCGGAGGACGTCCTGTGGCGGCGCTCCAGGCTCGGCCTCCATGTGGGGCCGGAAGACGCCCGCCGCCTGGAGGACTGGATGAGGCAGGCCTCGCGCGCCCGGACCGTGCCGGCCGGATAG
- a CDS encoding ABC transporter ATP-binding protein gives MSTDERETDMTASAPAEPLLTMRGLRIEGFSDEAWHEIVKGLDLTLHRGEVLGLIGESGAGKSTVGLAAMGYARPGCRISGGKIVFDGQDIMALSEAGRRRLRGVRVAYVAQSAAASFNPAHRLIDQYAEAAVAHGVMSEAEARREAVELYGKLNLPDPETFGRRYPHQVSGGQLQRAMVAMAMACRPDLIVFDEPTTALDVTTQIEVLAAIKDVVREFDTAALYITHDLAVVSQLADRIMVLRYGELVEEGETRALLEHPRREYTKRLLAVRTLRKEEETGAGNVLLRVHDVSASYAGLVTVLDNVTVQVPRGRTVAVVGESGSGKSTLARVITGLLPPLSGGVMFHDEPLPPALANRDRQALRRLQMIYQMPDTALNPRQRVRDIIGRPLEFYLGLRGAERERRVRELLQMIELDPDAFADRYPGELSGGQKQRICIARALAAEPDLIICDEVTSALDQLVAEGILKLLLRLQKELQVSYLFITHDIATVRAIADEIVVMHNGRVVEQGTKAEILSPPHHDYTELLLSSVPEMDPDWLDGVLAERDTLEEESPAGAP, from the coding sequence ATGAGCACTGATGAGAGGGAGACCGACATGACGGCATCGGCGCCGGCGGAACCGCTCCTGACCATGCGCGGGCTCAGGATCGAGGGCTTCAGCGACGAGGCCTGGCACGAGATCGTCAAGGGGCTGGACCTCACGCTCCATCGCGGCGAGGTGCTGGGGCTGATCGGCGAATCCGGGGCCGGCAAGTCGACCGTGGGGCTCGCCGCCATGGGCTATGCCCGGCCCGGCTGCCGCATCTCCGGCGGCAAGATCGTCTTCGATGGCCAGGACATCATGGCGCTGTCGGAAGCCGGGCGCCGGCGCCTGAGGGGCGTGCGCGTAGCCTATGTCGCGCAAAGTGCCGCCGCCTCCTTCAACCCGGCCCACAGGCTGATCGACCAGTATGCGGAGGCGGCCGTCGCCCATGGCGTGATGAGCGAGGCGGAGGCCCGGCGCGAGGCGGTGGAGCTCTATGGCAAGCTCAACCTGCCGGATCCGGAGACCTTCGGCCGGCGCTACCCCCATCAGGTGTCCGGCGGCCAGCTCCAGCGCGCCATGGTCGCCATGGCGATGGCCTGCCGGCCGGACCTGATCGTGTTCGACGAGCCGACCACCGCGCTCGACGTGACGACCCAGATCGAGGTTCTGGCGGCCATCAAGGACGTGGTGCGCGAATTCGACACCGCGGCCCTCTACATCACCCACGATCTGGCGGTGGTCTCCCAGCTCGCCGACCGCATCATGGTGCTGCGCTATGGCGAGCTCGTGGAGGAGGGCGAGACGCGCGCCCTGCTGGAGCATCCCCGGCGGGAATATACAAAGCGGCTTCTCGCCGTGCGCACACTGCGCAAGGAGGAGGAGACGGGGGCCGGAAACGTCCTGTTGCGCGTCCACGACGTGTCGGCGTCCTATGCCGGCCTCGTCACCGTGCTCGACAATGTGACCGTGCAGGTGCCGCGCGGGCGCACCGTGGCGGTCGTCGGGGAATCGGGCTCCGGCAAGTCGACGCTCGCGCGCGTCATCACCGGCCTGCTGCCGCCACTGTCTGGCGGCGTGATGTTCCATGACGAGCCGCTGCCGCCGGCGCTCGCCAACCGCGACCGGCAGGCGCTGAGGCGGCTCCAGATGATCTATCAGATGCCGGACACGGCACTCAATCCGCGCCAGCGCGTCCGCGACATCATCGGCCGGCCGCTCGAGTTCTATCTGGGGCTCAGGGGCGCGGAGCGTGAGCGGCGCGTGCGCGAGCTCCTCCAGATGATCGAGCTCGATCCGGACGCCTTCGCCGACCGCTATCCAGGCGAGCTGTCGGGCGGCCAGAAGCAGCGCATCTGCATCGCCCGCGCGCTCGCCGCCGAGCCCGACCTCATCATCTGCGACGAGGTGACCTCGGCGCTCGACCAGCTCGTCGCGGAAGGGATCCTGAAGCTCCTGCTCCGGCTGCAGAAGGAATTGCAGGTCTCCTATCTGTTCATCACCCACGACATCGCCACAGTGCGCGCCATCGCCGACGAGATCGTGGTCATGCACAATGGCCGCGTGGTGGAGCAGGGCACCAAGGCGGAGATCCTTTCCCCGCCGCATCACGACTATACCGAGCTCCTGCTCTCCTCGGTGCCGGAAATGGATCCCGACTGGCTCGACGGCGTGCTTGCCGAGCGCGATACGCTGGAGGAGGAAAGCCCCGCCGGCGCGCCGTGA
- a CDS encoding ABC transporter permease yields MGREFLRAPWTAKIGLAVILVYVFVALFAPLLTPYGESEIVGMEFEPWGGAFMLGTDNLGRDMFTRLIYGARNTIGIAFMTTCLAFLIGGAAGLMAAAVAGWVDQALARIVDVLMAIPQLIFALLLLTIFGTSIPVLIIVIAVLDSTRVFRLARAVGMNVAVMDFVEAARLRGEGLGWIMGREILPNILPPLVAEFGLRFCFVFLLISALSFLGLGIQPPTADWGSMVRDNATLITYGDITPLLPAGAIALLTVAVNFVVDWFLHKTSGLRDEH; encoded by the coding sequence ATGGGACGCGAGTTCCTGCGGGCGCCGTGGACGGCCAAGATCGGCCTTGCGGTGATCCTCGTCTATGTGTTCGTGGCGCTGTTCGCCCCCCTGCTCACCCCGTATGGCGAATCGGAGATCGTCGGGATGGAGTTCGAGCCCTGGGGCGGCGCCTTCATGCTCGGCACGGACAATCTCGGCCGGGACATGTTCACCCGCCTGATCTACGGCGCGCGCAACACGATCGGCATCGCCTTCATGACGACCTGCCTCGCCTTCCTGATCGGCGGCGCGGCGGGGCTCATGGCCGCCGCGGTCGCGGGCTGGGTCGACCAGGCGCTCGCGCGCATCGTGGATGTGCTGATGGCGATCCCTCAGCTCATCTTCGCGCTCCTGCTGCTCACCATCTTCGGCACCTCCATTCCCGTGCTCATCATCGTCATCGCGGTGCTCGATTCCACCCGCGTCTTCCGTCTGGCCCGCGCCGTCGGCATGAATGTCGCGGTGATGGACTTCGTGGAGGCAGCGCGGCTGAGGGGCGAGGGCCTCGGCTGGATCATGGGCCGCGAGATCCTGCCCAACATCCTGCCGCCGCTGGTGGCCGAGTTCGGGCTGCGCTTCTGCTTCGTCTTCCTGCTGATCTCCGCCCTGAGCTTCCTGGGGCTCGGCATCCAGCCGCCGACGGCGGACTGGGGCTCCATGGTGCGCGACAACGCCACGCTCATCACCTATGGCGATATCACGCCGCTCCTGCCGGCGGGCGCGATTGCGCTCCTGACGGTCGCGGTGAACTTCGTCGTCGACTGGTTCCTCCACAAGACGAGCGGGCTTCGCGATGAGCACTGA